In Euphorbia lathyris chromosome 10, ddEupLath1.1, whole genome shotgun sequence, a single genomic region encodes these proteins:
- the LOC136208260 gene encoding iridoid oxidase-like, whose amino-acid sequence MEWSFSVFLACFAFLCLITLILNQRQSITGGKHRPPGPPGWPIIGNIFDLGNLPHQILYELKFKYGPVIWLRLGFTNTLVIQSAKAAEYLFKNHDVAFSDRKAPDALNARNYNKGSLALCRYGSGWRMLRRLVTLELTTGKKVIESVNIRRNCVDKMIRFIEEDAAAARSRGESGEIVLSRYVFVMTFNLIGNLVFSRDLIDPRSEEGSVFSDALDDVIKWSGKPNLADFFPFLKVFDPQRMRKNMEMALERSMNIVEKFMNERIEEGKSRKERETKDFLDSVLEFEGDGKGGGDDKMSTHNMIIIIMEIFFAGTETTSGTIDWIMVELFRNPQSMERVKEELNRVIGPKRNIEESDIDQLPYLRAVIKESMRLHPVIPFLLPRNTTEETKFMGYVIPKDTQVFINAWAIGRDAEVWEDPLSFNPERFLGSNIDYRGQNFELIPFGSGRRICVGMGLAHRVLHLIVGSLLHCFDWEFHPDAIIDMKEKLGITVKKLIPLKAIPKIKKMVEG is encoded by the exons atggagTGGAGCTTTAGTGTTTTTCTTgcttgctttgcttttctatGTTTAATAACTCTGATTCTGAATCAGAGACAATCAATAACTGGTGGCAAGCACCGACCACCAGGACCACCGGGGTGGCCAATCATCGGCAACATCTTCGATCTCGGAAACCTCCCACATCAGATTTTATACGAACTCAAGTTCAAGTATGGTCCCGTAATTTGGTTGAGACTTGGGTTCACTAACACCCTTGTAATTCAATCCGCCAAAGCAGCTGAatatcttttcaaaaatcacGACGTTGCATTTTCCGACAGAAAAGCTCCTGATGCTTTAAATGCTCGTAACTACAACAAAGGATCTCTTGCTCTATGCCGGTACGGCTCCGGTTGGCGAATGCTACGCCGTTTAGTCACACTTGAGCTCACCACTGGCAAGAAAGTCATCGAATCTGTTAACATTCGGCGAAATTGCGTCGAcaagatgataagattcatcgAGGAAGATGCAGCAGCAGCTCGTTCTAGAGGAGAATCAGGGGAAATAGTATTATCTAGGTATGTTTTTGTTATGACATTTAACTTGATCGGAAACCTTGTTTTTTCCAGGGATTTAATAGATCCTCGTTCTGAAGAAGGTTCTGTGTTCTCTGATGCATTGGATGATGTTATAAAATGGAGTGGGAAGCCTAATCTGGCTGACTTCTTCCCGTTCTTGAAAGTGTTTGATCCGCAGAGGATGAGGAAGAACATGGAAATGGCGTTGGAAAGAAGTATGAATATAGTGGAGAAGTTTATGAATGAAAGGATTGAAGAAGGAAAATcaagaaaagaaagagagacTAAGGACTTTTTGGATTCTGTTTTGGAGTTTGAAGGTGATGGAAAAGGTGGAGGAGATGATAAAATGTCAACTCACAATATGATCATAATCATAATG GAAATATTTTTTGCTGGAACAGAAACTACAAGTGGAACTATTGATTGGATAATGGTAGAACTATTCCGCAACCCACAATCAATGGAGAGAGTTAAAGAAGAGCTTAATCGAGTTATCGGACCCAAAAGAAACATTGAAGAGAGTGATATAGATCAATTGCCATATTTACGGGCAGTGATTAAAGAATCAATGCGATTACATCCCGTAATTCCATTTTTACTTCCACGGAATACAACAGAAGAAACAAAATTCATGGGATATGTTATACCTAAAGATACACAAGTCTTTATAAATGCTTGGGCAATAGGAAGAGATGCAGAagtttgggaagatccattgaGTTTTAATCCTGAGAGATTTTTAGGATCTAATATTGATTATAGAGGTCAAAACTTTGAGTTGATTCCATTTGGATCCGGAAGAAGGATATGTGTGGGAATGGGGTTGGCTCATCGTGTACTTCATCTTATAGTTGGCTCATTGCTTCATTGTTTTGATTGGGAGTTTCATCCAGATGCAATAATAGATATGAAAGAAAAGTTGGGGATCACTGTTAAGAAGCTTATACCTTTGAAAGCTATACCCAAGATTAAGAAAATGGTGGAAGGATGA
- the LOC136209271 gene encoding iridoid oxidase-like: MEWSFSDFLVFFALLCLTTLIFNRRHSRTGGNHRPPGPLAWPIVGNIFDLGNLPHQILYELKFKYGPVIWLRLGFTNTLVIQSAKAAEHLFKNHDVPFSDRKVSDAFTARSYSEGSLAVCRYGSNWRMLRRLVTLELTAGKKVIESVNIRRKCIDKMIRFIEEDAAEARTRGESGEIMLSRYVFVMTFNLIGNLVFSRDLLDSHSEEGSVFLEAMNNFIKWSGKPNLADFFPFLKVFDPQRIRKNMEMALERTMNIVEKFMKERIEERKERETKDFLDSVLEFEGDNKMSTRNMIIIIMEIFFGGTETTSGTIDWIMAELFRNPHSMERVKEELNRVIGPKRKVEESDIDELPYLQAVIKESMRLHPVIPFLIPRKTTEETKFMEYVIPKDTQVFVNAWAIGRDPEDWEDPLSFNPERFLGSNIDYRGQNFELIPFGSGRRICMGMALAHRILHLTVGSLLHSFDWEFHPEATDMKEKLGFTIKKLVPLKAIPKIKEIVE; encoded by the exons ATGGAGTGGAGCTTTAGTgattttcttgttttctttgctCTTCTATGTTTAACAACTCTGATTTTCAACCGGAGACATTCAAGAACTGGTGGCAACCACCGACCACCAGGGCCACTGGCGTGGCCAATCGTCGGCAACATCTTCGATCTCGGAAACCTCCCACATCAGATTTTATACGAACTTAAGTTCAAGTATGGTCCCGTAATTTGGTTGAGACTTGGGTTCACTAACACCCTTGTAATTCAATCCGCCAAAGCAGCTGAACATCTTTTCAAGAATCACGACGTTCCATTTTCCGACAGAAAAGTTTCTGACGCATTTACTGCTCGTAGCTACAGCGAAGGATCTCTTGCTGTATGCCGGTACGGCTCCAATTGGCGAATGCTACGCCGTTTAGTCACACTTGAGCTCACCGCCGGCAAGAAAGTCATCGAATCCGTTAATATTAGGCGAAAATGCATCGAcaagatgataagattcatcgAGGAAGATGCAGCAGAAGCTCGTACTAGAGGAGAATCAGGAGAAATAATGTTATCTAGGTATGTTTTTGTTATGACATTTAACTTGATCGGAAACCTTGTTTTTTCCAGGGATTTACTGGATTCTCATTCTGAAGAAGGTTCTGTGTTCCTTGAGGCAATGAATAATTTCATAAAATGGAGCGGAAAACCTAATCTGGCTGACTTCTTCCCGTTCTTGAAAGTGTTTGATCCGCAGAGGATCAGGAAGAACATGGAAATGGCGTTGGAAAGAACTATGAATATAGTGGAGAAATTTATGAAAGAAAggattgaagaaagaaaagaaagagaaactAAGGACTTTTTGGATTCTGTTTTGGAGTTTGAAGGTGATAATAAGATGTCAACTCGCAATATGATCATAATCATAAtg GAAATATTTTTCGGTGGAACAGAAACTACGAGTGGAACTATTGATTGGATAATGGCAGAGCTATTCCGCAACCCACACTCAATGGAGAGAGTTAAAGAAGAGCTTAATCGAGTTATTGGTCCCAAAAGAAAAGTTGAAGAGAGTGATATAGATGAATTGCCATATTTACAGGCAGTGATTAAGGAATCAATGAGATTACATCCagtaattccatttttaattccACGAAAAACAACAGAAGAAACAAAATTCATGGAATATGTTATACCAAAAGATACGCAAGTCTTTGTAAATGCTTGGGCAATAGGAAGAGACCCAGAAGACTGGGAGGATCCATTAAGTTTTAATCCTGAGAGATTTTTAGGATCTAATATTGATTATAGAGGCCAAAACTTTGAGTTGATTCCATTTGGATCTGGAAGAAGGATATGTATGGGAATGGCATTGGCTCATCGTATACTTCATCTCACAGTTGGCTCATTGCTTCATAGTTTTGATTGGGAGTTTCATCCAGAGGCAACCGATATGAAAGAGAAGTTGGGGTTTACTATTAAGAAGCTTGTACCTTTAAAAGCTATACCTAAGATTAAGGAAATTGTGGAATGA